A genomic region of Hypomesus transpacificus isolate Combined female chromosome 19, fHypTra1, whole genome shotgun sequence contains the following coding sequences:
- the spata5l1 gene encoding spermatogenesis-associated protein 5-like protein 1 isoform X1, producing the protein MSLKVLPVDPADRGTQRCRLGPGLMTTLGLGLGSPVLVSLPRGTCLCSAWPRADLAENFIQIDSKCSSPSLINQPPSHLSLTLSHLRPVTCPKLRSIKVTAVIQNADFKKNSPQLLIQELVKDMLRGVYVHEKHVINVEDFETELKMIVIESVNLDSAEAGVVTSKTSVQISGTHSLRHYKAQLQDQPRVPLGGLEEVSASLREMLHLPLLYPATLGSLGISCPRGVLLVGPPGVGKTLLVRSVVAQVGASLVVVRGPEVVGSRPGESEERLRGVFDRARAAADEGPCVLFLDELDSLCPRRTGSSAPENRLVAQLLTLMDGIGQSDHFLIVGATNQPDNLDPALRRPGRFDREVIIGAPTVEQRAAILSVLCEKMPVCPSVDMAELARRTTGYVGADLSALCREAAMQAIRHNTQVWVIQDSGEQAVFMEHFLEALKAVGPSCLRGSLGRTELSPLSWEQIGGLEDVKLKLQQSIEWPMRFPEAFVRLGLSRPRGVLLYGPPGCAKTTLARAAAASSHCSFLSVSGADLYSPYVGDSEKALAQLFRQARACSPSILFLDEIDTLIGSRSGSDTPQSVQTRLLSVLLNELDGVGFKTLERRGAGKVLQAEGVEESQPQQQVDCQEVCNKEVMIVAATNRPDSIDSALLRPGRLDHIIYVPPPDPPARLAILKVCSERMPLDPDVCLEELASQTELFSGADIEMLCKEAALLTLQEEGMEASTIKREHFLKSLHRMTPSLTTQQIQSYQFPLR; encoded by the exons ATGTCTCTGAAAGTGCTGCCGGTGGACCCCGCAGACCGCGGTACACAGAGATGCAGACTGGGACCAGGCTTGATGACAACcctagggctggggctagggtcCCCCGTCCTGGTGTCTCTACCCAGGGGAACCTGCCTGTGCTCAGCCTGGCCCAGAGCTGACCTGGCGGAGAACTTCATACAAATAGACTCCAAATGTTCCTCTCCTAGCCTAATCAAccagcctccctctcacctGAGCTTGACCCTTAGCCATCTCAGGCCTGTCACCTGTCCCAAACTGAGAAGCATCAAAGTAACTGCTGTCATCCAGAATGCAGACTTTAAAAAGAACTCGCCTCAACTGCTCATTCAGGAACTGGTGAAAGACATGCTGAGAGGTGTTTATGTCCATGAGAAGCATGTGATTAACGTTGAAGATTTCGAGACTGAGCTTAAAATGATTGTCATCGAGAGTGTCAACCTGGATTCTGCGGAGGCTGGTGTGGTCACCTCTAAGACCAGTGTGCAGATCAGTGGCACCCACAGCCTCAGGCATTATAAAGCACAGCTACAGGACCAGCCAAGAGTTCCTCTCGGGggcctggaggag GTGAGTGCCTCTCTCAGGGAGATGCTCCATCTTCCACTGCTCTACCCTGCCACCCTGGGGTCTCTGGGTATCTCCTGCCCCAGAGGGGTGCTTCTGGTGGGGCCTCCAGGGGTAGGGAAGACCCTGCTGGTCCGCAGTGTGGTGGCGCAGGTGGGGGCCAGCCTGGTGGTGGTCCGAGGACCAGAG GTGGTGGGTTCTCGGCCaggggagagtgaggagaggtTACGGGGAGTGTTCGACCGGGCCAGGGCTGCCGCGGACGAGGGCCCATGTGTGCTGTTCTTAGATGAGCTGGACTCCCTCTGTCCCAGACGAACAGGTTCTTCCGCCCCGGAGAATCGATTGGTAGCTCAGTTGCTCACCCTCATGGACGGGATCGGCCAATCAGATCACTTCCTCATTGTGGGAGCCACCAATCAGCCGGACAACCTGGACCCGGCTCTACGGAGGCCTGGCAGGTTCGACAGGGAG GTCATCATAGGAGCTCCTACCGTGGAGCAGAGGGCTGCCATCTTATCGGTTCTGTGCGAGAAGATgccagtgtgtcccagtgtgGACATGGCAGAGCTGGCCAGGAGAACCACAGGGTACGTGGGAGCAGACCTCAGCGCCCTCTGCAGGGAGGCAGCCATGCAGGCCATACGCCACAACACCCAG GTTTGGGTCATTCAGGATTCAGGAGAGCAGGCTGTGTTTATGGAGCACTTCCTGGAGGCCCTGAAGGCCGTTGGACCTTCCTGCCTGAGAGGAAGTCTGGGCAGGACAGagctgtcccctctctcctgggaGCAAATAGGAGGCCTGGAAGACGTCAAACTCAAACTCCAACAG AGTATAGAGTGGCCGATGAGGTTCCCTGAGGCGTTTGTGCGTCTTGGTCTGAGTCGGCCTCGGGGGGTGCTGCTGTACGGACCCCCGGGCTGTGCTAAGACTACCCTGGCCAGGGCTGCTGCCGCCTCCTCTCACTGCTCCTTCCTGTCCGTCAGTGGAGCCGACCTCTACTCTCCCTACGTAGGGGACTCAGAGAAGGCTCTGGCCCAG CTATTCCGCCAGGCACGGGCTTgctctccttccatcctcttCCTGGATGAGATAGACACTCTGATTGGCTCACGGTCTGGTAGCGACACACCCCAGAGTGTTCAGACACGCCTTCTCTCAGTGCTGCTCAATGAACTGGATGGGGTGGGCTTTAAgaccctggagaggaggggagcagggaaggTCCTTCAggcagagggggtggaggaaagcCAGCCACAGCAGCAA GTAGACTGTCAGGAAGTGTGTAACAAAGAGGTGATGATAGTAGCAGCGACTAACCGACCAGATTCCATAGACAGCGCCCTCCTCAGGCCTGGCAGACTGGACCACATCATCTACGTCCCTCCACCTGATCCACCG gCCCGTCTGGCCATCCTAAAAGTGTGCAGTGAGCGAATGCCTCTAGACCCTGACGTGTGTCTGGAGGAGCTTGCTTCTCAGACGGAGCTCTTCTCTGGAGCTGATATAGAGATGCTCTGCAAGGAG GCTGCTTTGTTGACCCTCCAGGAGGAGGGTATGGAGGCCTCCACCATCAAACGCGAACACTTCCTCAAGTCTCTTCACCGGatgactccctctctcaccacccAGCAGATTCAGAGTTATCAATTCCCGCTCAGATGA
- the spata5l1 gene encoding spermatogenesis-associated protein 5-like protein 1 isoform X2, translating into MSLKVLPVDPADRGTQRCRLGPGLMTTLGLGLGSPVLVSLPRGTCLCSAWPRADLAENFIQIDSKCSSPSLINQPPSHLSLTLSHLRPVTCPKLRSIKVTAVIQNADFKKNSPQLLIQELVKDMLRGVYVHEKHVINVEDFETELKMIVIESVNLDSAEAGVVTSKTSVQISGTHSLRHYKAQLQDQPRVPLGGLEEVSASLREMLHLPLLYPATLGSLGISCPRGVLLVGPPGVGKTLLVRSVVAQVGASLVVVRGPEVVGSRPGESEERLRGVFDRARAAADEGPCVLFLDELDSLCPRRTGSSAPENRLVAQLLTLMDGIGQSDHFLIVGATNQPDNLDPALRRPGRFDREVIIGAPTVEQRAAILSVLCEKMPVCPSVDMAELARRTTGYVGADLSALCREAAMQAIRHNTQVIQDSGEQAVFMEHFLEALKAVGPSCLRGSLGRTELSPLSWEQIGGLEDVKLKLQQSIEWPMRFPEAFVRLGLSRPRGVLLYGPPGCAKTTLARAAAASSHCSFLSVSGADLYSPYVGDSEKALAQLFRQARACSPSILFLDEIDTLIGSRSGSDTPQSVQTRLLSVLLNELDGVGFKTLERRGAGKVLQAEGVEESQPQQQVDCQEVCNKEVMIVAATNRPDSIDSALLRPGRLDHIIYVPPPDPPARLAILKVCSERMPLDPDVCLEELASQTELFSGADIEMLCKEAALLTLQEEGMEASTIKREHFLKSLHRMTPSLTTQQIQSYQFPLR; encoded by the exons ATGTCTCTGAAAGTGCTGCCGGTGGACCCCGCAGACCGCGGTACACAGAGATGCAGACTGGGACCAGGCTTGATGACAACcctagggctggggctagggtcCCCCGTCCTGGTGTCTCTACCCAGGGGAACCTGCCTGTGCTCAGCCTGGCCCAGAGCTGACCTGGCGGAGAACTTCATACAAATAGACTCCAAATGTTCCTCTCCTAGCCTAATCAAccagcctccctctcacctGAGCTTGACCCTTAGCCATCTCAGGCCTGTCACCTGTCCCAAACTGAGAAGCATCAAAGTAACTGCTGTCATCCAGAATGCAGACTTTAAAAAGAACTCGCCTCAACTGCTCATTCAGGAACTGGTGAAAGACATGCTGAGAGGTGTTTATGTCCATGAGAAGCATGTGATTAACGTTGAAGATTTCGAGACTGAGCTTAAAATGATTGTCATCGAGAGTGTCAACCTGGATTCTGCGGAGGCTGGTGTGGTCACCTCTAAGACCAGTGTGCAGATCAGTGGCACCCACAGCCTCAGGCATTATAAAGCACAGCTACAGGACCAGCCAAGAGTTCCTCTCGGGggcctggaggag GTGAGTGCCTCTCTCAGGGAGATGCTCCATCTTCCACTGCTCTACCCTGCCACCCTGGGGTCTCTGGGTATCTCCTGCCCCAGAGGGGTGCTTCTGGTGGGGCCTCCAGGGGTAGGGAAGACCCTGCTGGTCCGCAGTGTGGTGGCGCAGGTGGGGGCCAGCCTGGTGGTGGTCCGAGGACCAGAG GTGGTGGGTTCTCGGCCaggggagagtgaggagaggtTACGGGGAGTGTTCGACCGGGCCAGGGCTGCCGCGGACGAGGGCCCATGTGTGCTGTTCTTAGATGAGCTGGACTCCCTCTGTCCCAGACGAACAGGTTCTTCCGCCCCGGAGAATCGATTGGTAGCTCAGTTGCTCACCCTCATGGACGGGATCGGCCAATCAGATCACTTCCTCATTGTGGGAGCCACCAATCAGCCGGACAACCTGGACCCGGCTCTACGGAGGCCTGGCAGGTTCGACAGGGAG GTCATCATAGGAGCTCCTACCGTGGAGCAGAGGGCTGCCATCTTATCGGTTCTGTGCGAGAAGATgccagtgtgtcccagtgtgGACATGGCAGAGCTGGCCAGGAGAACCACAGGGTACGTGGGAGCAGACCTCAGCGCCCTCTGCAGGGAGGCAGCCATGCAGGCCATACGCCACAACACCCAG GTCATTCAGGATTCAGGAGAGCAGGCTGTGTTTATGGAGCACTTCCTGGAGGCCCTGAAGGCCGTTGGACCTTCCTGCCTGAGAGGAAGTCTGGGCAGGACAGagctgtcccctctctcctgggaGCAAATAGGAGGCCTGGAAGACGTCAAACTCAAACTCCAACAG AGTATAGAGTGGCCGATGAGGTTCCCTGAGGCGTTTGTGCGTCTTGGTCTGAGTCGGCCTCGGGGGGTGCTGCTGTACGGACCCCCGGGCTGTGCTAAGACTACCCTGGCCAGGGCTGCTGCCGCCTCCTCTCACTGCTCCTTCCTGTCCGTCAGTGGAGCCGACCTCTACTCTCCCTACGTAGGGGACTCAGAGAAGGCTCTGGCCCAG CTATTCCGCCAGGCACGGGCTTgctctccttccatcctcttCCTGGATGAGATAGACACTCTGATTGGCTCACGGTCTGGTAGCGACACACCCCAGAGTGTTCAGACACGCCTTCTCTCAGTGCTGCTCAATGAACTGGATGGGGTGGGCTTTAAgaccctggagaggaggggagcagggaaggTCCTTCAggcagagggggtggaggaaagcCAGCCACAGCAGCAA GTAGACTGTCAGGAAGTGTGTAACAAAGAGGTGATGATAGTAGCAGCGACTAACCGACCAGATTCCATAGACAGCGCCCTCCTCAGGCCTGGCAGACTGGACCACATCATCTACGTCCCTCCACCTGATCCACCG gCCCGTCTGGCCATCCTAAAAGTGTGCAGTGAGCGAATGCCTCTAGACCCTGACGTGTGTCTGGAGGAGCTTGCTTCTCAGACGGAGCTCTTCTCTGGAGCTGATATAGAGATGCTCTGCAAGGAG GCTGCTTTGTTGACCCTCCAGGAGGAGGGTATGGAGGCCTCCACCATCAAACGCGAACACTTCCTCAAGTCTCTTCACCGGatgactccctctctcaccacccAGCAGATTCAGAGTTATCAATTCCCGCTCAGATGA
- the c19h15orf48 gene encoding normal mucosa of esophagus-specific gene 1 protein: protein MSSFIQMLRKRKELIPLIGFMAFAATGATSAAIYFLLTKPDVILNKTYNPEPWEGLDPSKPQKLITLNQQWKPIEALELVKSMTK, encoded by the exons ATGTCAAGTTTTATCCAAAtgctgaggaagaggaaagag TTGATCCCTCTGATTGGCTTTATGGCGTTTGCTGCAACAGGAGCAACCTCTGCGGCAATTTACTTTCTACTCACCAAACCCGATGTCAT TTTGAATAAGACCTACAACCCAGAGCCTTGGGAAGGACTCGATCCATCAAAACCCCAAAAG CTAATCACTTTAAACCAGCAATGGAAACCAATAGAGGCGTTAGAATTGGTGAAGAGTATGACCAAGTGA
- the spata5l1 gene encoding spermatogenesis-associated protein 5-like protein 1 isoform X3 yields MSLKVLPVDPADRGTQRCRLGPGLMTTLGLGLGSPVLVSLPRGTCLCSAWPRADLAENFIQIDSKCSSPSLINQPPSHLSLTLSHLRPVTCPKLRSIKVTAVIQNADFKKNSPQLLIQELVKDMLRGVYVHEKHVINVEDFETELKMIVIESVNLDSAEAGVVTSKTSVQISGTHSLRHYKAQLQDQPRVPLGGLEEVSASLREMLHLPLLYPATLGSLGISCPRGVLLVGPPGVGKTLLVRSVVAQVGASLVVVRGPEVVGSRPGESEERLRGVFDRARAAADEGPCVLFLDELDSLCPRRTGSSAPENRLVAQLLTLMDGIGQSDHFLIVGATNQPDNLDPALRRPGRFDREVIIGAPTVEQRAAILSVLCEKMPVCPSVDMAELARRTTGYVGADLSALCREAAMQAIRHNTQDSGEQAVFMEHFLEALKAVGPSCLRGSLGRTELSPLSWEQIGGLEDVKLKLQQSIEWPMRFPEAFVRLGLSRPRGVLLYGPPGCAKTTLARAAAASSHCSFLSVSGADLYSPYVGDSEKALAQLFRQARACSPSILFLDEIDTLIGSRSGSDTPQSVQTRLLSVLLNELDGVGFKTLERRGAGKVLQAEGVEESQPQQQVDCQEVCNKEVMIVAATNRPDSIDSALLRPGRLDHIIYVPPPDPPARLAILKVCSERMPLDPDVCLEELASQTELFSGADIEMLCKEAALLTLQEEGMEASTIKREHFLKSLHRMTPSLTTQQIQSYQFPLR; encoded by the exons ATGTCTCTGAAAGTGCTGCCGGTGGACCCCGCAGACCGCGGTACACAGAGATGCAGACTGGGACCAGGCTTGATGACAACcctagggctggggctagggtcCCCCGTCCTGGTGTCTCTACCCAGGGGAACCTGCCTGTGCTCAGCCTGGCCCAGAGCTGACCTGGCGGAGAACTTCATACAAATAGACTCCAAATGTTCCTCTCCTAGCCTAATCAAccagcctccctctcacctGAGCTTGACCCTTAGCCATCTCAGGCCTGTCACCTGTCCCAAACTGAGAAGCATCAAAGTAACTGCTGTCATCCAGAATGCAGACTTTAAAAAGAACTCGCCTCAACTGCTCATTCAGGAACTGGTGAAAGACATGCTGAGAGGTGTTTATGTCCATGAGAAGCATGTGATTAACGTTGAAGATTTCGAGACTGAGCTTAAAATGATTGTCATCGAGAGTGTCAACCTGGATTCTGCGGAGGCTGGTGTGGTCACCTCTAAGACCAGTGTGCAGATCAGTGGCACCCACAGCCTCAGGCATTATAAAGCACAGCTACAGGACCAGCCAAGAGTTCCTCTCGGGggcctggaggag GTGAGTGCCTCTCTCAGGGAGATGCTCCATCTTCCACTGCTCTACCCTGCCACCCTGGGGTCTCTGGGTATCTCCTGCCCCAGAGGGGTGCTTCTGGTGGGGCCTCCAGGGGTAGGGAAGACCCTGCTGGTCCGCAGTGTGGTGGCGCAGGTGGGGGCCAGCCTGGTGGTGGTCCGAGGACCAGAG GTGGTGGGTTCTCGGCCaggggagagtgaggagaggtTACGGGGAGTGTTCGACCGGGCCAGGGCTGCCGCGGACGAGGGCCCATGTGTGCTGTTCTTAGATGAGCTGGACTCCCTCTGTCCCAGACGAACAGGTTCTTCCGCCCCGGAGAATCGATTGGTAGCTCAGTTGCTCACCCTCATGGACGGGATCGGCCAATCAGATCACTTCCTCATTGTGGGAGCCACCAATCAGCCGGACAACCTGGACCCGGCTCTACGGAGGCCTGGCAGGTTCGACAGGGAG GTCATCATAGGAGCTCCTACCGTGGAGCAGAGGGCTGCCATCTTATCGGTTCTGTGCGAGAAGATgccagtgtgtcccagtgtgGACATGGCAGAGCTGGCCAGGAGAACCACAGGGTACGTGGGAGCAGACCTCAGCGCCCTCTGCAGGGAGGCAGCCATGCAGGCCATACGCCACAACACCCAG GATTCAGGAGAGCAGGCTGTGTTTATGGAGCACTTCCTGGAGGCCCTGAAGGCCGTTGGACCTTCCTGCCTGAGAGGAAGTCTGGGCAGGACAGagctgtcccctctctcctgggaGCAAATAGGAGGCCTGGAAGACGTCAAACTCAAACTCCAACAG AGTATAGAGTGGCCGATGAGGTTCCCTGAGGCGTTTGTGCGTCTTGGTCTGAGTCGGCCTCGGGGGGTGCTGCTGTACGGACCCCCGGGCTGTGCTAAGACTACCCTGGCCAGGGCTGCTGCCGCCTCCTCTCACTGCTCCTTCCTGTCCGTCAGTGGAGCCGACCTCTACTCTCCCTACGTAGGGGACTCAGAGAAGGCTCTGGCCCAG CTATTCCGCCAGGCACGGGCTTgctctccttccatcctcttCCTGGATGAGATAGACACTCTGATTGGCTCACGGTCTGGTAGCGACACACCCCAGAGTGTTCAGACACGCCTTCTCTCAGTGCTGCTCAATGAACTGGATGGGGTGGGCTTTAAgaccctggagaggaggggagcagggaaggTCCTTCAggcagagggggtggaggaaagcCAGCCACAGCAGCAA GTAGACTGTCAGGAAGTGTGTAACAAAGAGGTGATGATAGTAGCAGCGACTAACCGACCAGATTCCATAGACAGCGCCCTCCTCAGGCCTGGCAGACTGGACCACATCATCTACGTCCCTCCACCTGATCCACCG gCCCGTCTGGCCATCCTAAAAGTGTGCAGTGAGCGAATGCCTCTAGACCCTGACGTGTGTCTGGAGGAGCTTGCTTCTCAGACGGAGCTCTTCTCTGGAGCTGATATAGAGATGCTCTGCAAGGAG GCTGCTTTGTTGACCCTCCAGGAGGAGGGTATGGAGGCCTCCACCATCAAACGCGAACACTTCCTCAAGTCTCTTCACCGGatgactccctctctcaccacccAGCAGATTCAGAGTTATCAATTCCCGCTCAGATGA